The genome window ACTACTACCAGCCGGAAGCATATATTCCGCATACCGATACTTACATTGAGAAGGATTCGTCTGTCAATGAAGAAATAGATAAACTGCGCCACTCGGCCACCTGCGCTCTCTTCGAGCGGCGGGACGTGATAATCGTGGCCAGTGTTTCCTGTATTTACGGCCGTTGACACCAGAAGAATACAGCACGCTGGTTCTCTCCCTGCGACAGGGAGAAATCTATGACCGGGACGCCGTCTTGCGCAAACTTGTGAGTATCCAATATGAACGCAACGATATAAATTTTATCCGGGGAAAGTTCAGGGTGCGGGGCGACTTTCGCTACACTGGGTCCTTACGAGTTGAGTGAAGCTTCTCTCTAGAATTTACGGATGGCCACTAAACAAATGGGGGCAACGCCCTCATTAACACTTACTTCACCCGCTATGAGTTTTAACTCCTAATTTTCTCATTAAATAGGTTAACTGACTTGGAATTACTTTGGTTGAGTCATAGGTAATGCTTACCCGGTCGACCCCAGTGATTTGCACATCCTTTACCCCTTGCAGGGTATGAAGCTCTTTTTTTATCATGGCTACTTTATCTGTATCATGCAAGCCTTCCACTTTAAAGTGCATTAAATAATCCATAAACTTCACCTCAAAGTTTTTATTATTAAAAGCAAGCGGATCTAGTTCCTAGGAAATAGGCGGAGCTTAGATAATTAGGCAGTTTAACGTCTTACCCAGGACCAAAGTGAGCAACCTTCTTTGCAATGGGCCGTTTCTCTAAGCATCCAGTGCTTTGTAAACATTTTTAAACCTCCTCCACAATTTATTTGAGTCATCATTTTATATGACAATATTTTTGATTATCTGAATAAAAAATTGGTTCTTATATAAAGTGGTTATTGTTTTAAAATGTGGGCTTTTATTGTTTTTAT of Pelotomaculum isophthalicicum JI contains these proteins:
- a CDS encoding heavy-metal-associated domain-containing protein, which translates into the protein MDYLMHFKVEGLHDTDKVAMIKKELHTLQGVKDVQITGVDRVSITYDSTKVIPSQLTYLMRKLGVKTHSG